The following proteins are co-located in the Malus sylvestris chromosome 13, drMalSylv7.2, whole genome shotgun sequence genome:
- the LOC126595949 gene encoding ATP-dependent Clp protease proteolytic subunit 2, mitochondrial-like, with product MRGLISKAKLLASSRPWCPSLRSYSLIPMVIEHSSRGERAYDIFSRLLKERIICINGPIDDDTSHVVVAQLLYLESENPSKPIHMYLNSPGGHVTAGLAIYDTMQYIRSPISTICLGQAASMASLLLAAGAKGERRSLPNATVMIHQPSGGYSGQAKDMTIHTKQIVRVWDSLNALYSKHTGQPVDIIEKNMDRDHFMTPEEAKAFGIIDEVIDERPMALVTDAVANDGKEKDKSSK from the exons ATGAGAGGCTTAATCTCAAAGGCGAAGCTCCTGGCAAGTAGCAGGCCATGGTGCCCATCTCTGCGCAGCTACAGCTTGATCCCCATGGTCATTGAGCACTCCTCCCGAGGGGAACGCGCGTACGACATCTTCTCCCGCCTCCTCAAGGAGCGGATCATTTGCATCAACGGACCCATCGACGACGACACTTCCCACGTCGTCGTCGCGCAGCTTCTCTACTTGGAATCCGAGAACCCGTCGAAGCCCATCCACATGTACCTTAATTCCCCCGGTGGTCACGTCACTGCAG GTCTTGCAATTTATGATACAATGCAGTACATTCGGTCACCAATCAGTACCATTTGTTTGGGCCAAGCTGCATCAATGGCTTCTCTTCTCTTAGCTGCGGGCGCCAAGGGTGAGAGGCGTTCTCTCCCAAATGCTACAGTTATGATTCATCAGCCTTCAGGCGGGTACAGCGGACAGGCCAAAGATATGACAATTCACACGAAGCAGATTGTTCGTGTCTGGGATTCCCTTAATGCGTTGTACTCAAAGCATACGGGGCAACCAGTAGATATAATTGAGAAGAATATGGACAGGGATCATTTTATGACCCCAGAAGAGGCAAAGGCATTCGGAATCATTGATGAGGTGATTGATGAAAGACCGATGGCTCTGGTGACTGATGCTGTTGCCAATGATGGCAAAGAAAAGGATAAAAGTTCAAAGTAG